A stretch of the Uranotaenia lowii strain MFRU-FL chromosome 3, ASM2978415v1, whole genome shotgun sequence genome encodes the following:
- the LOC129754558 gene encoding protein new-glue 3: protein MKYFVFALFLLIGSTLVHGQSTESTSTVAPSSTTTAPAASTSTAASSSTEAASSTTAAAGSTTTAASTSTGAAGSSTTADPAGGSAHGLQLPVHLLIAGTVGIFLKFTNAV from the exons ATGAAATACTTCGTCTTTGCTTTATTCCTGTTGATTG GGTCAACATTGGTACATGGTCAATCTACTGAATCCACTTCCACCGTAGCTCCATCTTCGACGACCACAGCACCAGCAGCTTCAACAAGTACGGCTGCAAGTTCTTCGACGGAAGCAGCAAGTTCTACGACAGCAGCTGCGGGTTCAACTACTACGGCAGCAAGCACATCGACAGGGGCTGCTGGCAGCTCTACAACGGCGGACCCCGCCGGTGGATCTGCACATGGTCTACAACTTCCGGTTCACCTTCTGATAGCTGGAACTGTGGGCATTTTCCTAAAGTTCACCAATGCTGTCTGA